A DNA window from Helianthus annuus cultivar XRQ/B chromosome 15, HanXRQr2.0-SUNRISE, whole genome shotgun sequence contains the following coding sequences:
- the LOC110911678 gene encoding eukaryotic translation initiation factor 1A yields MPKNKGKGGKNRKRGKNEADDEKRELVFKEDGQEYAQVLRMLGNGRCEAMCIDGTKRLCHIRGKMHKKVWIAAGDIILVGLRDYQDDKADVILKYMPDEARLLKAYGELPENIRLNEGIAGGLDEEDDNAGDDYIEFEDEDIDKI; encoded by the coding sequence ATGCCGAAGAACAAGGGAAAGGGAGGAAAGAATCGCAAGAGAGGAAAGAACGAAGCCGACGACGAGAAGCGTGAGCTCGTTTTCAAAGAAGACGGTCAAGAATACGCACAGGTCCTCCGTATGCTCGGCAACGGCCGTTGCGAAGCCATGTGTATCGACGGCACCAAGCGTCTCTGTCACATCCGCGGTAAGATGCACAAGAAGGTCTGGATCGCCGCCGGTGACATCATCCTCGTCGGTCTCCGTGACTATCAGGATGACAAGGCTGACGTCATCCTCAAATACATGCCTGATGAGGCTAGATTGTTGAAGGCGTACGGTGAGTTGCCGGAGAATATTAGGTTGAATGAGGGGATTGCTGGTGGACTTGATGAGGAGGATGATAACGCTGGTGATGATTATATCGAGTTTGAAGATGAAGATATTGATAAAATCTAG
- the LOC110913732 gene encoding LOW QUALITY PROTEIN: uncharacterized protein LOC110913732 (The sequence of the model RefSeq protein was modified relative to this genomic sequence to represent the inferred CDS: substituted 1 base at 1 genomic stop codon), with protein MVTVAGLMVRETENRWSNSTLASSANLVKYSDRSSKXSVRRTFWA; from the exons ATGGTGACGGTGGCGGGTTTAATGGT gagAGAGACAGAGAATCGATGGTCAAACTCTACATTGGCTTCTTCCGCAAACTTGGTCAAGTATTCGGATCGTTCATCTAAATAATCGGTGAGACGGACCTTTTGGGCTTGA
- the LOC110911677 gene encoding pentatricopeptide repeat-containing protein At5g46580, chloroplastic, with protein sequence MASTFFTSFDVPNSLDLKVKHHHPFNSRTRLKKFPFFYCNSSKSPPKSQVPDLSEEPKKQNPSLADQLQTLSTTILSDTPQKPTQLLTKPKSIWVNPTKPRPSVLNLQRQQRTSYSYNPQIRDLRLFAKKLNECENNKDAFLKILEDIPHPPTRENALLVLNNLKPWEKTLLFFDWLKTQESFPMETIFYNVTMKSLRFGRQFQLIENLAVEMIDNEIPLDNITYSTIITCAKRSNLFDKAVEWFERMYKTGLMPDEVTYSAVLDVYAKLGKVEEVMSLYERGRASGWTPDAIAFAVLAKMFGEAGDYDGIRYVLQEMKALGVKPNLVVFNTLLEAMGRAGKPGLARSLFEEMVAAGVSPDAKTLTSLVKIYGKARWARDALDLWQRMKSNGWPMDFILYNTLLSMCADLGLQEEAEKLFDDMKVSDNCKPDSWSYTAMLNIYGSGGNVEKAMTLFDQMSKENVAINVMGCTCLIQCLGRATRIDDLVMVFETSLKKGIRPDDRLCGCLLSVVSYCESGDDLDKVIGCLQEANPRLVSFVKLLEEKETVFEKVRDEFKEILNETEVEARRPFCNCLIDICRKRNLDERAHELLYLGTMYGLYPGLHTKTPEEWRLNVRSLSVGAAHTAFEEWVGTLSEMVNRQEPLPELLSASTGAGTHKYSQGLANAFESHVTNLSAPFRQSEEKPGVFVASREDIVSWVQSKV encoded by the coding sequence atggCTTCAACTTTCTTTACTTCTTTTGATGTACCAAATTCACTAGACCTAAAAGTAAAACACCATCACCCCTTCAATTCTCGAACAAGATTAAAAAAGTTTCCATTTTTCTACTGCAATTCCTCCAAATCACCCCCAAAATCACAGGTTCCAGACCTATCAGAAGAACCCAAGAAGCAAAACCCATCTTTAGCTGATCAACTTCAAACCTTATCCACAACAATCCTCTCAGACACCCCACAAAAACCCACCCAACTGTTGACCAAACCTAAGTCAATCTGGGTCAACCCCACTAAACCTAGACCCTCTGTTCTTAATCTTCAAAGACAACAAAGAACTTCTTACTCATATAACCCACAAATTAGGGACCTTAGGCTGTTTGCCAAGAAGCTTAATGAGTGTGAGAATAATAAAGATGCTTTCTTGAAGATTCTTGAAGATATCCCACATCCACCCACTAGAGAAAATGCACTTTTGGTGCTTAATAATTTGAAACCTTGGGAAAAGACTCTGCTTTTCTTTGATTGGCTTAAAACCCAAGAGTCTTTTCCTATGGAAACTATATTTTACAATGTTACTATGAAGTCTTTGAGATTTGGAAGACAGTTTCAGCTTATTGAAAATCTTGCtgttgaaatgattgataatgaGATTCCGTTGGATAATATTACGTATTCGACGATTATTACTTGTGCGAAAAGGTCGAATCTTTTCGATAAGGCGGTTGAGTGGTTTGAAAGGATGTATAAAACAGGATTGATGCCTGATGAGGTTACTTATTCTGCTGTTTTGGATGTGTATGCCAAGTTAGGGAAGGTTGAGGAGgttatgagtttgtatgaaagaGGGAGAGCGAGCGGCTGGACCCCGGATGCGATCGCGTTTGCGGTTTTGGCTAAAATGTTTGGTGAGGCGGGTGATTACGATGGGATCAGATACGTTTTACAAGAAATGAAGGCTTTAGGGGTTAAACCGAATTTGGTTGTGTTCAATACTTTGTTAGAAGCGATGGGGAGAGCAGGAAAGCCTGGTTTGGCCCGGAGTTTGTTTGAAGAAATGGTGGCTGCGGGTGTTTCACCGGACGCGAAAACACTCACTTCATTGGTCAAGATTTACGGGAAAGCAAGATGGGCCAGAGATGCGTTGGATCTTTGGCAAAGAATGAAGTCAAACGGGTGGCCGATGGATTTTATTCTTTATAACACATTATTAAGTATGTGTGCTGATCTTGGTTTACAAGAAGAAGCTGAAAAGTTGTTTGACGATATGAAGGTATCCGATAACTGTAAACCCGATAGTTGGAGTTACACTGCAATGCTTAACATATATGGAAGTGGCGGGAATGTTGAAAAGGCGATGACTTTGTTTGACCAAATGTCGAAGGAGAATGTAGCGATTAATGTTATGGGTTGTACTTGTTTGATCCAATGTTTAGGTCGGGCTACTCGGATAGATGATTTGGTAATGGTTTTCGAGACGTCACTTAAAAAGGGTATTCGCCCTGATGATCGGTTGTGCGGTTGTTTGCTTTCGGTTGTATCTTATTGTGAAAGCGGTGACGATTTGGATAAAGTAATCGGTTGCTTACAGGAAGCAAACCCGAGATTGGTTTCATTCGTGAAACTATTAGAAGAAAAGGAAACCGTGTTTGAGAAAGTAAGAGACGAGTTCAAGGAGATACTAAACGAAACCGAAGTCGAAGCGCGAAGGCCGTTTTGCAACTGTTTAATCGATATTTGCAGGAAAAGAAACCTCGACGAGAGAGCACACGAGCTTCTTTATTTAGGAACCATGTACGGGTTATACCCGGGGTTACACACAAAGACTCCTGAAGAATGGCGGTTAAATGTACGGTCGCTATCTGTAGGTGCAGCCCACACGGCTTTTGAAGAATGGGTTGGGACTTTGAGTGAAATGGTCAACCGTCAAGAACCGTTACCAGAGTTGTTATCGGCTAGCACGGGTGCAGGGACTCATAAGTACTCTCAGGGACTTGCGAACGCGTTTGAATCACACGTGACGAATCTTTCTGCGCCGTTTAGGCAAAGTGAAGAGAAACCGGGTGTTTTTGTAGCGAGTAGGGAGGATATAGTGTCGTGGGTGCAATCAAAGGTTTGA